In a single window of the Deltaproteobacteria bacterium genome:
- a CDS encoding flagellar basal body-associated FliL family protein, giving the protein MAEEENLSVNESEGAGGDQKGSSKKFIVIGVALVLLLGGGFAGWKFFLAEKFSAQDGETIEESAETAESSPGARIIYEMKPFIINLIGQQGKRYLKTKLELEVDSEALEQELAERGSQLRDAILLLLASKSFDDISTPGGKIQLRSELIARINQTLKGGAIRTLYFTEFVVQ; this is encoded by the coding sequence ATGGCAGAAGAAGAAAACCTGTCGGTTAATGAAAGTGAAGGTGCAGGAGGGGACCAGAAAGGCTCCTCCAAGAAGTTCATTGTTATAGGAGTCGCACTAGTCCTATTGCTCGGAGGCGGCTTTGCAGGATGGAAATTCTTTTTGGCTGAAAAATTCTCGGCACAGGACGGCGAGACGATTGAAGAGAGCGCGGAAACCGCTGAAAGCTCACCCGGGGCCAGGATCATTTATGAAATGAAGCCTTTTATTATTAATTTAATCGGTCAGCAGGGCAAGCGATATCTTAAGACAAAACTCGAACTCGAGGTTGACAGCGAAGCTCTCGAACAAGAGCTTGCAGAACGTGGCTCTCAGTTAAGGGACGCAATTCTCTTGCTGCTGGCAAGCAAGTCCTTTGATGATATCAGTACGCCGGGTGGAAAGATTCAACTCCGAAGTGAGTTGATTGCCCGGATCAATCAAACTCTAAAAGGGGGCGCTATCCGGACACTGTACTTTACGGAGTTTGTCGTGCAGTAA
- a CDS encoding flagellar motor protein MotB, with amino-acid sequence MSGEIKREKRQSEGGPSQAGIRVLIVSLFIILLAFFIVLNSIAVVDERKTLAALGSLIGSFGILPGGLSASKEGEVRLISATQVPMASRRAESMEIPDLDKPDTRSVATRTMPKGEVISIQDRVLFDEASYKIKPAGYDFLKRLCKIINEEGYPVEITGHTDSRPPDEKSVRSNWQLSSLRAFEVLKFFVVVGKVLPSRLTAYGCGEHRPVASNETRQTRAQNSRVDIILAHSSTGKLKEIIQKGQSGFVVFKRFVFSIFD; translated from the coding sequence ATGTCAGGTGAAATAAAACGGGAAAAAAGACAATCTGAGGGCGGTCCCAGCCAGGCTGGTATAAGGGTCTTGATTGTCAGCCTCTTTATTATTCTCCTGGCATTTTTTATCGTGCTTAATTCGATTGCCGTTGTTGATGAGAGGAAGACCCTTGCGGCATTGGGTTCATTGATAGGAAGCTTTGGGATTTTACCGGGCGGGCTTTCTGCTTCTAAGGAGGGAGAGGTGAGACTGATTTCCGCAACCCAGGTCCCCATGGCTTCGCGTCGAGCAGAGTCAATGGAGATACCTGATCTGGACAAGCCAGACACCAGATCTGTCGCCACACGAACAATGCCGAAGGGGGAGGTAATCAGTATACAGGACCGGGTGCTTTTCGACGAAGCAAGCTACAAAATCAAGCCTGCAGGCTACGATTTTTTGAAGAGACTTTGTAAGATCATCAATGAGGAAGGATACCCTGTTGAGATCACCGGGCATACGGACAGCAGACCTCCGGATGAGAAATCCGTACGTTCCAACTGGCAGCTTTCATCTCTGAGGGCATTTGAGGTCTTAAAGTTTTTTGTGGTCGTTGGCAAGGTCCTTCCGTCACGCCTGACAGCCTATGGCTGCGGAGAGCATAGACCGGTTGCAAGCAACGAGACAAGACAGACAAGGGCGCAAAACAGCAGGGTTGATATTATCCTGGCGCACAGTTCAACTGGAAAGCTTAAAGAGATTATTCAGAAGGGCCAATCCGGATTCGTCGTTTTCAAGCGATTTGTGTTTAGCATCTTTGATTAG
- the fliR gene encoding flagellar biosynthetic protein FliR, protein MDLLGLSPEQFKSFVLILIRIIVVLFMLPIFGGRMQPNAVKAGLALLISIVLFPVVHPDPNLFPEGLLAVVRLILSELVFGLVLGLILRLFFAGVQLGAQLIGFQMGFAIANVLDPESGAQGSILAMLGYWIAILFFLLLNGHHILLKTLVDSFSVVEVGSLGLHDGLFSRMLEVSADMFAMSIKVGAPAITALLLTSASFGIIARVVPQMNILIVAFPLKIVVGLFFFGLSLEVLLCFTKRYLVEFEGVLRIVMNLVRV, encoded by the coding sequence ATGGACCTTCTTGGCCTTTCACCTGAGCAATTCAAATCATTTGTTCTGATTCTGATCCGGATCATTGTTGTACTGTTTATGTTGCCTATTTTTGGAGGGCGCATGCAGCCAAACGCTGTCAAGGCAGGACTCGCCTTGCTGATTAGCATCGTCCTCTTTCCGGTAGTTCATCCGGATCCAAACCTGTTTCCGGAAGGCCTTCTGGCTGTCGTAAGGCTTATCCTTTCCGAGTTGGTTTTTGGGCTTGTTCTTGGTTTGATCCTGCGATTGTTTTTTGCCGGGGTCCAGTTAGGGGCGCAGCTCATCGGGTTTCAGATGGGATTTGCTATTGCTAACGTTCTTGATCCCGAGTCAGGGGCGCAGGGTTCTATTTTGGCCATGTTAGGCTATTGGATTGCCATTTTGTTTTTTTTGCTCCTGAATGGCCACCATATTTTACTAAAGACGCTGGTTGATAGCTTCTCTGTTGTCGAGGTGGGGTCATTGGGTTTGCATGATGGACTCTTTAGCAGGATGCTAGAGGTTTCAGCGGATATGTTTGCGATGTCCATCAAAGTGGGCGCTCCGGCCATAACTGCGCTGCTTTTGACAAGCGCTTCATTTGGCATCATTGCCAGGGTGGTGCCACAGATGAACATTCTTATTGTTGCTTTCCCGCTAAAGATAGTTGTTGGGCTGTTCTTTTTTGGCCTTTCATTGGAAGTCCTGCTTTGCTTCACGAAACGGTATCTTGTGGAATTTGAAGGCGTGTTGAGGATCGTAATGAATTTGGTGAGGGTGTAA
- the fliP gene encoding flagellar type III secretion system pore protein FliP (The bacterial flagellar biogenesis protein FliP forms a type III secretion system (T3SS)-type pore required for flagellar assembly.) encodes MQNKKRKVNRHTVFIFYFALLLIIPAIAFCASVPLPSLQVGIGQAENPEQVSVLLQVVALLTVLSLAPAILILMTSFTRLAVAFSFLRHALGTHQMPPNQIMIGLALFLTFFIMMPVWQQVNDKAIKPYMNEEISQAEALEAAMAPVRRFMFRQTREKDLALFVNMAKLDKPNTSQDIPSSVLIPAFVVSELKTAFIIGFFLYVPFLIIDMVIASVLLSMGMMMLPPIMISMPFKLILFVLMDGWHLIVGSLVKSFVSG; translated from the coding sequence ATGCAAAATAAGAAACGCAAAGTGAACCGACACACCGTTTTCATTTTTTATTTTGCACTATTGCTGATAATTCCTGCTATCGCCTTTTGTGCGTCTGTTCCGCTTCCATCGCTCCAGGTGGGCATTGGACAGGCAGAAAACCCGGAACAGGTCTCAGTGTTGCTTCAGGTTGTTGCATTGCTTACCGTGCTTTCCCTGGCGCCGGCTATTTTGATTCTAATGACTTCGTTCACAAGGCTGGCTGTGGCCTTTTCGTTTTTAAGACATGCATTGGGCACTCACCAGATGCCGCCAAACCAAATCATGATTGGCCTCGCCTTGTTTCTGACTTTTTTCATCATGATGCCGGTGTGGCAACAGGTTAACGACAAGGCTATCAAGCCGTATATGAATGAAGAGATATCGCAAGCTGAGGCGCTCGAGGCGGCCATGGCTCCGGTCCGCCGGTTTATGTTCAGGCAAACGCGAGAAAAGGATCTGGCGCTATTTGTGAATATGGCTAAGTTGGACAAACCAAACACGTCGCAAGATATTCCTTCTTCTGTTTTGATACCCGCCTTTGTTGTGAGTGAACTTAAGACAGCTTTTATCATTGGGTTTTTTCTTTATGTGCCATTCTTGATCATTGATATGGTAATCGCGAGTGTTCTTCTTTCAATGGGGATGATGATGCTGCCACCGATAATGATATCCATGCCGTTCAAACTCATTCTATTCGTTTTGATGGACGGGTGGCACTTGATTGTGGGTTCTCTGGTTAAGAGTTTTGTGAGCGGGTGA
- the fliN gene encoding flagellar motor switch protein FliN, translated as MSQDDVDSVGSGNDSTVEEQKDERSPDTSLETAEAANAQGGRDEPDGGRGLDFILDIPLEVSVELGRTQMLVNDLLRLGQGSIVELTKLADESMDVYVNRKLFARGEVVVINEKFGIRLTDIISPIERVKKLA; from the coding sequence ATGTCGCAAGACGATGTTGATAGCGTTGGATCCGGAAACGATTCAACAGTGGAGGAGCAAAAGGATGAGAGGAGCCCGGATACTTCTCTGGAGACGGCTGAAGCCGCTAACGCACAGGGGGGAAGGGATGAGCCTGACGGGGGCAGGGGTTTGGACTTTATCCTCGACATTCCGCTGGAGGTGTCGGTTGAATTGGGCCGAACGCAGATGCTCGTCAATGATTTGCTCCGGTTGGGACAAGGTTCAATTGTCGAGTTGACAAAGCTTGCCGACGAGTCAATGGATGTCTATGTGAATCGCAAGTTATTCGCACGTGGCGAGGTAGTAGTTATCAATGAGAAATTTGGCATAAGGCTGACTGATATTATTAGTCCCATTGAGAGAGTCAAGAAACTGGCATAG
- the fliM gene encoding flagellar motor switch protein FliM — MSNVLSQEEVDSLLKGVSSGEIETEPDSPESEDVVVAYDFTRQEQMLRNRMPSFGMVTERFATTFRTDLSAMVRKTVDIEAEPVDMVKFEDYRLSLPVPTSLHIFRVDPLVGQALVVLDGRLVFSLIECYFGGKGTEQVKIEGRDFTPIENAMIRKAVRICLEDLAAAWERIFKVKMTYVRSEVNPEFATIVMPGDLVIVNRFNIDIEGIGGNMSVCIPYSTIEPIRNKFCGGLQGDQVNSMDAKWERRLHERIRETTVDVVVELGTAKITAERLLDVKVGDVIQLEQYATQHLICTVQGVPKLEGRPGIMRGSRAIRIEKLNLMGEI; from the coding sequence ATGTCAAACGTTTTATCACAGGAAGAAGTCGATAGCTTACTAAAGGGGGTCTCAAGTGGCGAGATTGAGACTGAACCGGATAGCCCTGAGTCTGAAGATGTTGTCGTCGCATATGATTTTACTCGTCAGGAACAGATGCTCCGTAACCGAATGCCGAGTTTTGGGATGGTTACGGAGCGATTCGCCACGACTTTCCGGACCGACCTTTCTGCCATGGTCCGGAAAACCGTAGATATTGAGGCAGAGCCGGTTGATATGGTCAAGTTCGAAGATTATCGTCTTTCCCTGCCTGTCCCCACAAGTCTCCACATCTTTCGAGTTGACCCTCTCGTGGGACAGGCCCTCGTTGTTTTGGACGGTCGTTTGGTTTTTAGTCTGATTGAATGCTATTTTGGCGGCAAAGGGACAGAACAGGTGAAGATTGAAGGGCGGGACTTCACACCCATAGAGAACGCCATGATTCGGAAAGCCGTCAGGATCTGCCTGGAGGATCTCGCCGCAGCGTGGGAGCGCATTTTTAAGGTTAAAATGACGTATGTGCGTTCAGAGGTCAATCCAGAGTTTGCCACAATAGTGATGCCCGGCGACCTGGTTATAGTGAATCGTTTCAATATCGATATCGAGGGGATAGGGGGAAATATGAGTGTGTGCATTCCGTATTCCACTATCGAGCCAATTCGTAACAAGTTCTGTGGAGGCCTGCAGGGCGATCAAGTGAATAGTATGGATGCGAAATGGGAAAGGCGCCTGCACGAGAGGATTCGCGAGACGACGGTCGATGTGGTTGTCGAGCTGGGCACAGCGAAAATTACGGCAGAGAGGCTGCTTGATGTCAAGGTTGGCGATGTGATTCAGCTTGAGCAATATGCAACCCAACACCTGATTTGCACGGTTCAAGGTGTTCCGAAACTTGAGGGACGTCCGGGTATCATGAGGGGCAGTCGGGCTATTAGGATAGAGAAACTGAACCTAATGGGTGAGATATAA
- a CDS encoding MotA/TolQ/ExbB proton channel family protein, translating to MDIATVLGIASAFGLVLVAIFMGGGLGLFVNAPSLMIVAGGTLGTTMINYPLKEVLGVIGVVRNVFFSKVSPAKDIINQFGEFSNKARREGILALESEVKNIDEEFLQKGLQLSIDGLEPASIREILETEISYVRDRHKLGAEIFTTMGTYAPALGMVGTLIGLVQMLQSMSDPSSIGPAMAVALLTTFYGAVAANLLCMPIAGKLKTRSSEEVLVKELMLEGVICLSNGENPRIVEQKLMAFLPPNQREAETQ from the coding sequence ATGGACATTGCAACCGTTCTCGGAATTGCTTCTGCCTTTGGCCTTGTGCTTGTGGCCATTTTTATGGGCGGAGGCCTCGGCCTCTTTGTCAATGCTCCTTCCCTGATGATCGTGGCCGGTGGAACCCTCGGCACGACCATGATCAACTACCCTTTGAAAGAAGTACTGGGTGTAATCGGGGTTGTGAGGAATGTCTTTTTTTCAAAGGTATCGCCGGCAAAGGATATCATCAACCAATTTGGCGAGTTTTCCAACAAGGCCCGTCGCGAAGGGATTCTTGCCTTGGAGTCTGAGGTAAAAAACATTGATGAGGAGTTTCTGCAGAAGGGTCTTCAACTCTCGATCGACGGGCTGGAGCCTGCCTCGATCAGAGAAATCCTTGAAACCGAGATTTCCTATGTGCGGGATCGGCACAAACTCGGCGCAGAGATCTTTACGACCATGGGGACTTATGCTCCGGCGCTCGGTATGGTCGGCACCCTCATCGGTCTTGTGCAGATGTTGCAGTCTATGAGTGATCCGAGCTCCATCGGACCGGCCATGGCTGTGGCCCTTTTGACTACCTTCTACGGCGCGGTTGCGGCCAACCTTCTTTGTATGCCAATTGCCGGCAAGCTCAAAACCCGCAGCAGCGAGGAAGTCCTGGTCAAGGAGTTGATGCTTGAGGGCGTGATTTGTCTTTCAAACGGAGAAAACCCTCGCATCGTGGAGCAGAAGCTTATGGCGTTTCTCCCTCCAAACCAGCGGGAAGCAGAGACCCAATAG
- the fliO gene encoding flagellar biosynthetic protein FliO has protein sequence MIQPDLWGAGLKTLAMLCIVIGVLILVLFLMKRFLYLRDSSGQGQLIKMLSSYHVTPKERIVLIDVAGEKLVIGITPENITCLARIAKSEALERIEGAKPLQAGRGLFEKLLTSSLKGKARSTER, from the coding sequence ATGATTCAACCTGACCTCTGGGGGGCCGGCCTCAAGACTCTGGCCATGTTGTGTATTGTTATCGGAGTCTTGATACTTGTTCTCTTTCTCATGAAGCGATTTCTGTATCTAAGAGATAGCTCAGGGCAGGGACAACTCATCAAGATGCTGTCGTCCTATCATGTTACTCCTAAAGAGCGAATTGTCTTGATTGACGTGGCAGGTGAAAAGCTGGTGATCGGCATCACTCCTGAAAACATAACTTGTTTAGCAAGAATTGCAAAATCAGAGGCCCTTGAAAGGATTGAAGGCGCAAAGCCCCTTCAGGCGGGCCGTGGTCTTTTCGAGAAATTGCTGACGTCGTCCCTGAAAGGCAAAGCCAGATCAACTGAGAGATAG
- a CDS encoding motility associated factor glycosyltransferase family protein — translation MIAHPFLEANLKALERLNAPVFCWLARQKTEVRDLGENLTTNRWGLLDWRLPSGKGLFDAICPKTAYRDWIPKDKPETSATLIIGCNLGYGINHVLANSPDSHKVLVVEPRAEMLLACLGQTDYRPFLEKSRLLFVPPNLEFLRKVVWKLDLQYVFGNIFVLPDIPSHQLGPEYATWANHWKEILENFSADVNTLRSNQDVMVRNELKNFGRAIQDGSLLALENQGRGLTAVIHGAGPSLARFAPLLAENPGYALHACGLQTLPALQVHGLKPHLCLAIDYTMAMKRVYDRLDMQWAKDIPLIYSCKVAPEVVRAYPGQTLPFWTVWGLGTYMPRDRELVLRSGGSVGVALTRFLRWCGVSQILLVGYDFAWPGDKTHVAGHLACGNTFRFDPKRHIVMKNREGKTIYSDLAYITALRDLENDLKQCDIPVYNLYGGGAIIKGSKEVTWTQVIDKGLLSSIEGSLEHFVDTLKRSRSPRPWPEFEARSPRWVSSLRSVQKRLKRLFEKAGRHQQEIHTVLTQVLFFLRQDPLYQPYLYNEIFNIAGLVHARSRYGLREMAECRSILKRVAKKVREMDQHLVYNRKAA, via the coding sequence ATGATAGCCCATCCTTTTCTGGAAGCAAATTTGAAGGCCCTGGAAAGACTGAATGCACCGGTTTTTTGCTGGCTGGCCCGTCAGAAAACTGAGGTCCGTGACCTTGGTGAGAACCTCACGACCAACAGGTGGGGACTGCTTGACTGGCGCCTTCCTTCGGGCAAGGGTTTATTCGATGCCATCTGTCCAAAGACCGCGTATCGCGACTGGATTCCCAAGGACAAGCCGGAGACAAGCGCCACTCTGATTATTGGCTGTAACCTGGGCTATGGGATCAATCATGTTCTGGCGAACAGCCCGGATTCTCACAAGGTGTTGGTGGTCGAACCCAGAGCCGAAATGCTCCTGGCCTGTCTGGGCCAGACCGATTATCGGCCGTTTCTTGAGAAGAGCAGGCTCTTGTTTGTTCCTCCAAACCTCGAATTTTTGCGCAAAGTCGTCTGGAAGCTGGACCTGCAATATGTGTTCGGAAATATCTTTGTTCTGCCTGACATACCCAGCCACCAATTGGGACCTGAATATGCCACCTGGGCCAACCACTGGAAAGAGATCCTGGAAAACTTCAGCGCTGACGTGAATACATTACGGTCAAATCAGGACGTCATGGTCAGGAACGAACTCAAGAATTTCGGCCGGGCGATTCAAGACGGAAGCCTTTTGGCTCTTGAAAACCAGGGCCGGGGGCTGACGGCAGTCATTCACGGCGCAGGTCCGTCTTTGGCAAGATTTGCCCCGCTCCTGGCAGAAAACCCGGGCTATGCCCTCCACGCCTGTGGCCTGCAAACCCTGCCAGCCCTGCAAGTGCATGGGCTTAAACCCCATTTGTGCCTTGCCATTGATTACACTATGGCCATGAAAAGGGTTTATGATCGGCTGGATATGCAATGGGCCAAAGACATCCCTCTCATCTATTCCTGCAAGGTAGCTCCTGAGGTAGTGAGGGCCTATCCTGGCCAGACCCTTCCCTTTTGGACCGTTTGGGGGTTGGGCACATACATGCCGCGGGATCGGGAACTGGTCTTAAGGAGCGGGGGAAGCGTTGGAGTTGCCTTGACCCGGTTTCTCAGGTGGTGCGGCGTGAGCCAGATCCTTCTCGTGGGATATGACTTTGCCTGGCCAGGGGACAAAACCCATGTGGCTGGTCACCTCGCATGTGGAAATACATTCCGTTTTGACCCCAAGCGCCACATCGTGATGAAAAACAGGGAAGGCAAGACTATCTATTCGGACCTGGCCTATATAACCGCACTGAGGGATCTGGAAAATGACCTGAAACAATGCGACATTCCTGTTTATAACCTTTACGGCGGAGGGGCAATCATTAAGGGAAGCAAAGAGGTTACCTGGACTCAAGTCATTGACAAGGGGCTTCTGAGCTCAATAGAGGGAAGCCTGGAACACTTTGTTGACACCCTGAAGCGGAGCAGGTCGCCCAGGCCCTGGCCTGAGTTTGAAGCCCGAAGCCCTCGGTGGGTCAGTTCTTTGCGGTCAGTGCAGAAGCGGCTCAAAAGGCTGTTTGAGAAGGCGGGCAGACACCAGCAGGAAATCCATACAGTATTAACGCAAGTCCTTTTTTTTCTTCGCCAGGATCCTTTGTACCAGCCGTATTTGTACAACGAGATCTTCAATATTGCCGGCCTGGTCCACGCTCGGTCCAGGTATGGCCTGAGAGAAATGGCAGAGTGCAGGTCTATATTGAAACGGGTTGCAAAAAAGGTCCGGGAAATGGATCAACACCTTGTATATAACAGGAAAGCCGCATAG
- a CDS encoding OmpA family protein, whose amino-acid sequence MGKNNNENDVKTDTTMWMVTFGDLLMLLLTFFVMLLTMSSMDAKALRSLFSVFESGLGVMEFSDLAAIKPIKEQGEIVSSKCGDLSMLSALNNRLDELLGKRQETEVGSLETLEGLLGIGRGRETGEGLGGLSSVMDVSEDERGVVITIMANVLFDSGAAEIKAAIFPLLDTIAKLLGGVSNEVLIMGHADNIPMRSGRYRSNWELSFYRALNVHGYFVQDRGLSPKRLAVGGYGDLRPRFSNSTRQGREKNRRVEIILKRI is encoded by the coding sequence ATGGGGAAAAACAACAACGAAAATGATGTCAAGACAGATACCACCATGTGGATGGTCACCTTCGGGGACCTGCTGATGCTTTTGTTAACGTTCTTTGTGATGCTTCTGACCATGTCATCCATGGACGCGAAGGCCCTGCGCTCTCTCTTTAGTGTTTTTGAGAGTGGCCTTGGTGTTATGGAGTTTTCTGATTTGGCGGCGATAAAGCCCATTAAAGAGCAAGGTGAAATTGTTTCTTCAAAATGCGGTGACCTGTCGATGCTTAGCGCTCTGAATAATCGGCTGGACGAGTTGTTAGGAAAGCGCCAGGAAACAGAAGTCGGGAGCCTGGAGACACTGGAAGGCCTCCTTGGCATAGGCCGTGGCCGGGAAACCGGTGAAGGCCTTGGAGGCTTGAGCAGTGTTATGGATGTCTCAGAAGATGAACGGGGCGTTGTCATTACAATTATGGCAAATGTGCTGTTTGACTCCGGTGCGGCTGAGATCAAAGCAGCCATATTTCCGTTACTCGATACAATTGCTAAATTGCTCGGTGGCGTTTCCAACGAGGTGCTCATTATGGGGCATGCAGACAATATTCCAATGCGCAGCGGGCGCTACCGTTCCAACTGGGAGCTTTCTTTTTATCGAGCCTTAAACGTGCACGGATATTTTGTGCAAGATAGAGGCCTTTCGCCCAAACGACTTGCCGTTGGAGGATACGGCGATTTGAGGCCGCGATTTTCCAACAGCACAAGACAGGGACGCGAGAAAAACAGGAGGGTGGAGATTATCCTAAAGAGGATATAG
- the fliQ gene encoding flagellar biosynthesis protein FliQ, with translation MTPEFVVGFTQEAIKVTILVAMPMLGLGLIVGLAVSIFQAVTQIQEMTLTFVPKILVVLLGLLFFSNWMLQQLIDFGQNCITQIPIYIR, from the coding sequence ATGACTCCGGAATTTGTTGTCGGATTTACTCAAGAAGCTATCAAGGTGACGATTCTGGTCGCAATGCCGATGCTGGGCCTTGGGCTTATCGTGGGGTTGGCGGTAAGCATCTTTCAGGCTGTCACACAGATCCAGGAAATGACTTTGACCTTTGTTCCCAAAATACTGGTTGTGCTTTTGGGCCTCCTGTTTTTCTCTAACTGGATGCTACAGCAACTGATTGACTTCGGACAAAACTGTATCACACAAATACCGATATATATTAGATGA
- the flhB gene encoding flagellar biosynthesis protein FlhB, which translates to MAEGDFQDKTEKPTGKKRSDARKKGQVAKSREVSSVAVLLAGLSTLYLFGSFMYGHIRSVMEKSLSMVSQPTLGLSGLLVFGQDVVQSFVIIVVPVMAAGVIVAALSNFLQVGVMFTFEPVIPKFSKISPLKGLGRLFSKQSFMELFKSVAKLAIVGVIAYWTVKGEMDRFLDLGGMGVAAIALYILKVILKIFLRVCVVMIFLAVLDYAFQKWQFEQQLKMTKHEVKEEFKRSEGDPLIKSRIRRIQLEMARRRMMQEVPKADVVVTNPVRLALAIRYDRAVMNAPQVVAKGSELVAERIKALAKEHDIPIVENKGLAQDLYRMVEIGSEIPSALFQAVAEVLAYVYRLKGKLG; encoded by the coding sequence TTGGCAGAAGGGGATTTCCAGGACAAAACCGAAAAACCGACCGGCAAAAAGCGGTCTGACGCAAGAAAAAAGGGACAGGTTGCGAAAAGCCGTGAGGTGAGCTCCGTGGCTGTGCTCTTGGCCGGGCTTTCAACGCTTTATCTGTTTGGCTCCTTTATGTACGGTCACATAAGGTCCGTGATGGAAAAAAGCCTTTCCATGGTCTCGCAGCCCACTTTGGGCTTATCGGGGCTTTTGGTTTTTGGTCAGGATGTCGTGCAAAGCTTTGTCATAATAGTGGTCCCAGTGATGGCAGCCGGGGTCATAGTTGCTGCCTTATCGAATTTTCTTCAGGTGGGTGTGATGTTTACCTTTGAGCCGGTTATTCCGAAGTTTTCCAAAATAAGTCCCCTCAAGGGCTTGGGACGGCTCTTTTCCAAACAATCCTTTATGGAGCTGTTTAAGTCCGTGGCAAAGCTTGCCATAGTTGGCGTCATCGCCTACTGGACGGTTAAAGGAGAGATGGACCGGTTTTTGGACCTTGGAGGGATGGGCGTCGCAGCGATCGCCTTATATATCTTAAAGGTCATCTTGAAAATCTTTCTCCGGGTTTGTGTGGTTATGATCTTTTTGGCTGTCCTCGACTATGCCTTTCAGAAATGGCAGTTTGAACAGCAATTGAAAATGACCAAGCATGAGGTTAAAGAAGAATTCAAGCGGAGCGAAGGTGATCCGCTCATCAAATCAAGGATCAGAAGGATTCAACTGGAGATGGCTAGAAGACGTATGATGCAGGAAGTGCCCAAGGCCGACGTCGTGGTGACAAACCCGGTCCGCCTCGCTCTGGCCATTAGGTATGACCGCGCTGTCATGAACGCGCCGCAGGTTGTTGCCAAAGGATCGGAACTGGTAGCCGAAAGGATTAAGGCGCTGGCTAAAGAGCATGACATACCTATCGTTGAAAACAAGGGATTGGCTCAAGATCTTTACAGAATGGTTGAGATTGGCAGTGAAATACCTTCTGCTTTATTTCAAGCGGTGGCTGAGGTTCTGGCTTATGTCTACAGGCTAAAGGGCAAACTGGGATAG